The Alnus glutinosa chromosome 1, dhAlnGlut1.1, whole genome shotgun sequence region TCGGTTGAGAATATTACTTACTGAGCctttcgctcaccccttacATTCTCCTATTTTTCAGGTTTTGAGGTAGATGGGTAGGTGGCCGGAATGCTTAGGCTTTTGGGAGTTAACATATCATCCACTATATTACTTTATTGCATTTATATTTTGTCAAACTATTTGTTATGTTAGTAAGTGCGTCACGCACAGACAAAAAATGGATCATTTAACTTGTTAAGTCGTGTTGTTATGTACTTTTTATGTTAAGAACTTGTGCTTctgcaaaaatattattttctcatggCATGCATGATATTATTTTACAAGTGTTCTGACGTCTAAATAGGTAACCTTGCGCCTCTGAAGCTTTAAGGCTAACGGGTTAGGCTCTTTTGGGTCTGGGCGTTACAGCTTATGTGATCAAATACATTAAACATTATAACTATTATTCAATAAtctataatacaatttttaacTTTCGAAAtacgtttttaattttttttttattttttaatgtcagGTTGAGCCAATTATGATTCATGGGCCTTGAATTTGCATGATATTAATTCTAGATGTGATATGTTGTCATCCCATAATACAACtattgacttttttattttatttttttattaaacaaaaaattacaaaaccatATAAATGGGTTGGACTTTGGAGTCtggttttatgttttaaaaaaataataattattatgcCACTAATTATCTTTGGATggcaaaatattatttctctattaATTCACATATAAAATTGGTGAGTTTCAAGACACTTTCCGACCCCATTACGCAGCCGATCCGATTGCTAGATCGGATTGGAAGCCAGTGACTCGACATGCATATTTAAATGGTTGAAAAGAAAACTATGATTGCCTCATTGGAGCAAAGATGCTGCCAGTGGAAACAGACAAATCAGGTAACCTAAAACACCactattaaatttgaatttgatcagCCAACATGCATGTGAGATGTTTGTGTCTCATTCCTCAATACAACTGATTCATTGTCATTTGGCTTTCACATTTAATTACTAAAAGATAAAAAGTGTCACATGCACTCGAAAatgaaatagttttttttttttttttttttttttttccatatggTGCCACCTCATATGACATGCAACTTGAAGCATGAAAATTCTTgtagtttctttttttggtactattttttttaagagttcaGTCGAAATGGAAAATTAAACTTACAGGAAATTCAAAGAGTGGTAAGAAAATTGGTCCTTTACAACTCATTTTACTCAAAAATCAATTACAACAACCtaattaataacaataacaaggTGCACAATTCTACTAATATAACATCCATATGAAGACAATAAGTACATACACCGTATCATATGCcgtaaagaatgagaaattagCGTCAACAAGGAGAAGTAGAGAGGAAAGCACTGCAACGATAATGGGGTCGTCTAGCTAGCCCTATATCCTAAGCAGACTTATAGACCAATATGCAGCCAAACCTACAAAAACGGCTGTGTTTAAGTAGGAAACCAAGACTTTAGGTGCTGCGGCGGAAGCCGGTAATGAGCCAAGTGGTGAAAACGCAGAATCAGGGCCAGGCGCAACCAACTCGTCTGGATTCGGAGGGCTCGGGCTTGAAGGAATGGTGGGCATGGAGAACCCAGTTGGAGGAACCGCGCCACCAGGAGAAGGCAAAAGTGGAAGAATGTCGGGGGATAATTCTTGGAAAGGAGATAGGGGCGGAGGGTTTGTCAAGAATGATGGTGTGGCTGCGATGGCGTAGGCTTTAGAATTAATCTGAGAAGATAAAGAAAGCAAAGGTGAGGCCATGAAAGCCAT contains the following coding sequences:
- the LOC133858915 gene encoding classical arabinogalactan protein 25; the protein is MASFWFHLALIMAFMASPLLSLSSQINSKAYAIAATPSFLTNPPPLSPFQELSPDILPLLPSPGGAVPPTGFSMPTIPSSPSPPNPDELVAPGPDSAFSPLGSLPASAAAPKVLVSYLNTAVFVGLAAYWSISLLRI